DNA sequence from the Gimesia sp. genome:
GCTAGTAACTCCGCTCTTAAGTTCGTTCTCACCAGAAAGAATATTTACGCCGTCTTCCTGTTTTTTGTAGACCACCAGATTACTGGTGACAAAAATGCTCTTCCGAGGTCTGATGAGGAATCTCACCTCACCCACCAGAACCAGGGAAGAGCAATGTCAGGCAAGGCTGCCCATATTGAATTGACGACGCGTATGTACGAGATTCTAACGCAACTGACTGAGAGTCGGAATGCCAGTCAGGCAATTATTGTTCGCGCCCGGATCATACTACTGGGCTTCGATCAACTGAAAAACCAGGAGATTGCCACTGCCGTCGATCGCTGCGCTAAAACAATCGGGATCTGGAGACGTCGCTGGCGTGACTCTTTTCAGGCACTGCTGCAGATGCAGTTCGACCTCAACCAGAGCGCCTTCCGACGGGCAATCATCGACACCCTCAGTGATGCGCCCCGCAGTGGATCGCCGGGACGTTTTACTGACGAGCAACTGACGGGACTGATTGCCCTCGCCTGTAAAGATCCCCAGAACAGTGGTCGCCCGGTGACTTCCTGGACGGGAGCCGAGCTGGCTGATGAAGCACAACGACGCCAACTGGTCGATGCGATTTCCGCCAGCCATGTTAACCGTGTCCTGCGCGAAGTGAATCTGAAGCCGCATCGCAGCCGTTACTGGTGCAACACGACTGAACAGGATCCTGAAAAGTTTCAACGAGAGGTAGAGACAGTCTGTCGAACCTATCGGGAAGCACAGCAGTTAGCTGACGAGCAGCAAACGCACACGGTCTGCATTGATGAAATGACCAGCCTGCAGGCCAACGAACGGCGGGCTGAAACAAAACGGGCACGTCCCGGACAGCCGGCCAGAGAAGAGTTTCAATATACGCGACATGGTACCGTCTGCGTGACTGCCAACTGGCATGTGACCCAGGGACAACTCCTGGCCACGACGATTACCGAAACACGTGACAATCATGACTTCGCCCGACACATCGCACAGACCATCTCCACTGATCCACAGGCGGGCTGGGTGTTCGTGGTCGATAATTTAAATACGCACTGCGGCGCGCCGCTGGTCAAGCTGGTGGCAGAACAGTTGGGTATCGATCCTGACACCCTGGGAAAGGTCAAACGCGAAGGTGTGCTGAAAACGATGACCAGTCGGCGTGAGTTTCTGACCGACCCGGCACATCGCATTCGTTTTGTGTATCTGCCCAACCACAGTTCCTGGTTGAACCAGATCGAAATCGTGTTCGGCATCATCAAACGCCGCGCACTGCGTCAGGGCAGCTTCACTTCCAAACAGGATCTGATCGAGAAATTACGGCGGTTCATTGAATACTTCAACCAGCATCTGGCCCGCCCCATGCGCTGGACGTATACCGGCCACCGCACACAGAAACAACAGCAGATCGAACGCCCCCGCACCTGGAGAGAACTCAGGAAAACCAGGAAGCAATGGCAACAATTTGCTCTGGTGGGAAACTATTTGTAATCGGAGTTACTAGCTGCCGGTAACCAGGGTAGACACTGCATACAACACTAGTCACAAAAGGGATTCCTCACTTACTAACTTGCGATCACGTAACCATTTGCTACACTGGTGAAACGTGCACTGAATGGCTCTGGTCGTTTCATTTTTATTGTACTGTCCGTGGTAAAGAAACAATTACCCATATAGTCCCTATCGGAAAACGGACTCCTCTGCCCGATACGCGAACCATCCTAGGAAACTCCCGTATGAAGCTCATCGAACTTAGAATTTCCAATTTCAAATGCTTTGGGCCTGAACCAGTAAAAGTCTCATTCATTGATTCGACAACGTTCCTGATCGGCCCTAATGGATCGGGTAAAACTGCTATTCTTCAAGCGCTCGCCAGGATGTTCGCTAGTAATCCATCTTTGCGAAAAATCAGGCGAGATGATTTTCATGTACCTTATGACGAACAAGAGAGTCCAGAGGAAAGGACATTGTTTATCGAAGCTGACTTTTCACTTCCTGAAGTAGCAAACGAAGAGGATAACTCAAATACAATTCCCCCCTGTTTCAATCACATGAGACTCAGTGAGGATGGAGGAAACATTTCCATACGTTACAGGCTGGAAGCCACGATGGGGATTGATGGAGATATTGAAGAAAGTCTGTTTTACGTCACAGGCCAGGAGGCAGATGATTCTCCCAAAAAATCACGAGTATCAAGAGCAGAAAGAAATCACATTGCTGTCCATTATCTCCCCGCAAAGAGAGATCCAAACGATCATATCCAGGCAAACACAACATCATTGCTCGGACGAATTATTCGAGCAATTGACTGGAGTGAAGAAGAACATCAATTTACATCCATTTCTGAAGACATTATGTCTTTGATTTCTCAGAATTCTGCAATAGAAAACGCGAATCAACAACTTTCCGAAGAATGGGAACACCTACACAAGGGAAGTCATTTTCAAAAAGCCAGTTTATTCTTTGGTCTGGAAAGTCTTGAAAGACTGAGAAACAACGTATCAATTGAATTTACTCCAGCTCATGGAGCGTCCACTATTGATTTCTCCTTACTTAGTGATGGCCAAATGTCACTGCTTTACCTTTCATTAGTCACTGCTTTTATCGAAATCAGTCGAACAGCAATGAAGATTGATGAGGATGATGAGCAGAAAATTGATGTAAGTAAATTAAATCCACCGATCTTTTCTATCATCGCAGTTGAAGAACCTGAGAACAGTTTATCTCCACACTATCTCGGGAGAATTAATACCCTGCTCAAGGGAATTTCCAGTGAAGAGGATGCTCAATCGATTGTTACAACTCACTCGCCAGCCATGCTCCACCGAGTTCCGCCAGACCAAATAAGACATACTAGAATTGGACAGGATCGATTGGCATCGGTAAAAGAAATTCGACTACCGCCCAAAAGCAAAATGGATGTGTATAAATATGTGCGAGAAGGAATCTTATTAAATCCAGAAATTTATTTTTCACGATTTGTTGTTTTAGGCGAAGGCCCTAGTGAGTCTATTGTACTTCCTAGACTTTTTGAAGCGGCAGGCCTGCCAGTAGATGAAAATGGAATCACAATAGCTCAACTTGGAGGACGGCATGTCAATTATATGTGGAAAATACTAACCGATTTAGGCATTCCGTATGTAACATTATTAGATTTGGATTTAAGTCGTCATCAAGGTGGGTGGGGAAGAGTCAAATATGCTTTCAATCAGTTAAATCTTGTTAACTTAGAAGAATATGACGGAATTGAGAACATACCTCAATGGGATGAGAGCAGCCCATTGGATGAAAATATTGAGGAGGAATGGGATAAGGATTGTATTAAGGTACTAAAAAAAGAACGTATTTTCTTTTCAGAACCGCTCGATTTGGATTTTTCAATGATTCTTAGTTATCCCAAAGCCTATGGGATAGAGACAGATACCCTAGAGTTTCCAGACGACACTACTATCAAATCAGTCTTGGGAAAATCGCATGCAGAAACGGATTGGTATGATGAAAATGAACTAGAGTTCTTTGACAGTTACCATAAATTATTCAAGCTTGGTAGCAAACCTGCAGCTCATATAAGGGCACTATCAAAATTAAACAATCAAGCTATCCTTGATAATTTCCCCGAATCATATCGCCAACTGATAAAAAGTGTAAAAACTCAGTTACAAGAGGTTTATGAATGATTCAGCGCGATGTCTGGATGCCATCAGGTGGAATAAAACTGGAACCTAATGCATTTACTGCTGCAACCTCTTTCAAAGGTAGCGTAGCACTCATGGCAGGACCAGGTGCAGGGAAAACTGAAATGTTGGCACAAAGAGCTGACTTCTTACTTCGCACAGGAAAATGCAGATTTCCTAAGAGAATTTTAGCGATTTCATTTAAGAGAGATGCCAGCTCTAACCTAAAAGAGCGTGTCCAGAATCGATGTGGGAGGGAACTATCTTCGAGATTAGACAGCCATACGTTTCATGCTTTTGCCAAACGAATTATTGATATTTTCCGCCCCTTCCTGAAGGGCGATGATCAACTTGATGAAAACTATATCATAGCCAAGCATCGGGCACCAAAAACACAAATCACATTCAATGACATGGTCCCTCTGGCAAATCAAATTCTAAGAAGTTGTCCTGAGGCGAGGAATTCTGTTTTACAAACATACAGTGATGTTTTTCTGGATGAATTTCAAGACTGCACAAAGGACCAATATTCACTCATTAA
Encoded proteins:
- a CDS encoding IS630 family transposase, whose product is MSGKAAHIELTTRMYEILTQLTESRNASQAIIVRARIILLGFDQLKNQEIATAVDRCAKTIGIWRRRWRDSFQALLQMQFDLNQSAFRRAIIDTLSDAPRSGSPGRFTDEQLTGLIALACKDPQNSGRPVTSWTGAELADEAQRRQLVDAISASHVNRVLREVNLKPHRSRYWCNTTEQDPEKFQREVETVCRTYREAQQLADEQQTHTVCIDEMTSLQANERRAETKRARPGQPAREEFQYTRHGTVCVTANWHVTQGQLLATTITETRDNHDFARHIAQTISTDPQAGWVFVVDNLNTHCGAPLVKLVAEQLGIDPDTLGKVKREGVLKTMTSRREFLTDPAHRIRFVYLPNHSSWLNQIEIVFGIIKRRALRQGSFTSKQDLIEKLRRFIEYFNQHLARPMRWTYTGHRTQKQQQIERPRTWRELRKTRKQWQQFALVGNYL
- a CDS encoding AAA family ATPase, producing the protein MKLIELRISNFKCFGPEPVKVSFIDSTTFLIGPNGSGKTAILQALARMFASNPSLRKIRRDDFHVPYDEQESPEERTLFIEADFSLPEVANEEDNSNTIPPCFNHMRLSEDGGNISIRYRLEATMGIDGDIEESLFYVTGQEADDSPKKSRVSRAERNHIAVHYLPAKRDPNDHIQANTTSLLGRIIRAIDWSEEEHQFTSISEDIMSLISQNSAIENANQQLSEEWEHLHKGSHFQKASLFFGLESLERLRNNVSIEFTPAHGASTIDFSLLSDGQMSLLYLSLVTAFIEISRTAMKIDEDDEQKIDVSKLNPPIFSIIAVEEPENSLSPHYLGRINTLLKGISSEEDAQSIVTTHSPAMLHRVPPDQIRHTRIGQDRLASVKEIRLPPKSKMDVYKYVREGILLNPEIYFSRFVVLGEGPSESIVLPRLFEAAGLPVDENGITIAQLGGRHVNYMWKILTDLGIPYVTLLDLDLSRHQGGWGRVKYAFNQLNLVNLEEYDGIENIPQWDESSPLDENIEEEWDKDCIKVLKKERIFFSEPLDLDFSMILSYPKAYGIETDTLEFPDDTTIKSVLGKSHAETDWYDENELEFFDSYHKLFKLGSKPAAHIRALSKLNNQAILDNFPESYRQLIKSVKTQLQEVYE